Proteins from a genomic interval of Alphaproteobacteria bacterium CG11_big_fil_rev_8_21_14_0_20_39_49:
- the lpxD gene encoding UDP-3-O-(3-hydroxymyristoyl)glucosamine N-acyltransferase — protein MPDLEFFDSIEPLSLEEIAKIADAKIYRSKDSKKKFAGVAPIDAARGDEVTFLSNKKYGNDLVSSKAGACIMSAETIEKAPKEMDILVSDNPYAAYAKVATTFYPINHNNNNNDISENAYISKSAKVGQKCRIEAGAYVGNNVTMGSGCYIASGAYIGDNVKIGNDCVIRHGVTVSHTIIGNNVLLHPGVKVGQDGFGFATDKGVHIKVPQLGRVIIEDDVEIGANSCVDRGAGPDTVIGRNTKIDNLVQIGHNVKIGKGCIIVSHVGISGSTKIGDYTVIGGQVGVAGHLKIGSMVTIAAQSGVMHDIDDGMKIGGSPAINIKDYHRQTIAIKKLLNKKG, from the coding sequence ATGCCCGATTTAGAATTTTTTGATAGTATCGAGCCGCTATCCCTTGAGGAAATAGCAAAGATAGCAGACGCAAAGATATATCGTTCCAAGGATAGTAAAAAGAAGTTTGCCGGTGTTGCACCTATAGATGCCGCTAGGGGGGACGAAGTTACTTTCCTAAGCAATAAGAAATACGGTAATGACCTTGTGAGCAGTAAGGCGGGGGCATGTATAATGTCTGCTGAAACTATAGAAAAAGCACCAAAGGAAATGGATATATTAGTTTCGGATAATCCTTATGCTGCATATGCAAAAGTTGCTACAACATTTTATCCGATAAATCATAATAATAACAATAATGATATTTCGGAAAATGCCTATATATCTAAAAGTGCAAAGGTCGGGCAGAAGTGCCGGATAGAAGCGGGTGCTTATGTCGGTAATAATGTAACTATGGGCAGCGGTTGCTATATAGCATCGGGTGCTTATATCGGGGACAATGTTAAAATAGGTAATGATTGTGTTATAAGGCATGGTGTTACTGTAAGCCATACTATCATAGGCAATAACGTACTATTACATCCGGGTGTGAAAGTGGGACAGGACGGATTTGGTTTTGCCACCGATAAAGGTGTTCATATTAAAGTGCCGCAATTAGGTCGTGTAATAATTGAGGACGATGTTGAAATCGGTGCTAATAGCTGTGTTGACAGGGGAGCGGGTCCCGACACCGTGATAGGGCGAAATACCAAGATAGATAATCTTGTGCAGATAGGGCATAACGTAAAGATAGGTAAAGGGTGTATTATCGTGTCCCATGTGGGTATTTCAGGCAGTACCAAAATAGGTGACTATACGGTAATAGGCGGACAGGTAGGCGTGGCAGGTCACCTGAAGATAGGTAGCATGGTCACTATAGCCGCTCAATCAGGTGTTATGCACGATATTGACGACGGTATGAAAATAGGAGGTTCTCCCGCTATTAATATTAAAGATTACCACAGACAAACAATAGCTATAAAAAAATTGCTCAATAAGAAAGGCTAA
- the fabZ gene encoding 3-hydroxyacyl-[acyl-carrier-protein] dehydratase FabZ, translated as MTQSKETIVGIEEIIQMIPHRYPILLIDRIVSFTPDDSMVALKNVTFNEPHFMGHFPDKPIMPGVLIVEAIAQASAVFTVKTLGDEAKGKLVYFMSIDSAKFRKPVVPGDSMYLEVKKLQNRKSVWKFSGVATVEGQKVAEATVTAMLMDPNE; from the coding sequence ATGACGCAAAGCAAAGAAACTATAGTTGGAATTGAAGAAATAATACAAATGATACCGCATAGATATCCTATTTTACTGATAGATAGGATAGTCAGTTTTACTCCTGATGATTCTATGGTAGCCTTGAAGAATGTTACTTTTAATGAACCCCACTTTATGGGGCATTTTCCCGATAAACCGATTATGCCAGGTGTTTTGATAGTTGAAGCTATCGCACAGGCATCTGCCGTCTTTACGGTAAAGACCCTTGGCGACGAGGCAAAAGGCAAACTGGTATATTTCATGTCTATTGATTCCGCAAAATTCAGGAAGCCTGTAGTTCCGGGGGATAGCATGTATCTGGAAGTAAAAAAACTACAGAACCGTAAATCGGTATGGAAATTTTCAGGGGTGGCAACCGTGGAAGGACAGAAAGTTGCAGAAGCAACCGTAACCGCAATGTTAATGGATCCAAATGAATAA
- a CDS encoding acyl-[acyl-carrier-protein]--UDP-N-acetylglucosamine O-acyltransferase, producing MNKIHATAIIEDGVKLGNNVEIGAYTVVGANVVIGDNVRIYSHVAVDGNTTIGEGTSIFPFASIGHIPQDLKFKGEKSTLVIGKNNTIREHVTMNPGTQGDAMTTIIGDNCLFMVGSHVAHDCVVGNNVILANNATLAGHVKVGDFAVIGGLAAIHQFVRIGHHAMIGGMSGIENDVIPYGQAMGERANLCGLNLVGLKRGNFKREEIHTLRNAYRLIFSQEGTLQERMEDAAEMFKDNSGVKEIIEFIRTNSSRAICQPKHDSVKNADAA from the coding sequence ATGAATAAAATTCACGCAACCGCTATAATAGAAGATGGCGTAAAACTCGGTAATAATGTTGAAATAGGTGCTTACACAGTTGTGGGTGCAAATGTTGTAATAGGCGATAATGTCAGGATTTATTCGCATGTAGCCGTTGACGGAAATACAACGATAGGCGAGGGGACTAGTATATTCCCGTTCGCATCTATCGGTCATATTCCTCAGGATTTAAAGTTCAAGGGTGAAAAATCAACATTGGTGATAGGCAAGAATAATACTATACGTGAGCATGTAACCATGAATCCGGGGACACAAGGTGATGCTATGACGACTATCATCGGAGATAACTGCCTGTTTATGGTGGGGTCGCATGTGGCACATGATTGTGTGGTGGGTAACAATGTGATTTTGGCTAATAACGCAACACTTGCAGGGCATGTAAAGGTTGGTGATTTTGCTGTGATAGGCGGCTTAGCGGCAATACATCAGTTTGTGCGGATAGGGCATCATGCAATGATAGGCGGTATGTCGGGTATTGAAAATGATGTGATACCTTACGGTCAGGCTATGGGTGAAAGGGCGAATTTATGCGGTCTTAATCTTGTAGGGCTAAAACGCGGTAATTTCAAACGTGAGGAAATACATACTTTAAGAAATGCCTATCGTTTGATATTCTCACAAGAGGGAACATTGCAGGAGCGTATGGAAGATGCTGCCGAGATGTTCAAGGATAATAGCGGTGTAAAAGAGATTATAGAGTTCATAAGGACAAATAGCTCAAGGGCAATATGCCAGCCAAAACATGATAGTGTGAAAAACGCAGATGCAGCATGA